The following coding sequences are from one Myxococcus fulvus window:
- a CDS encoding terpene synthase family protein: LNPNLESARVHTKAWSYQMGILGPPRDGTEREVWSERRFDGMDYALLCAYTHPEAPGPVLDLVTDWYVWVFYFDDHFLEVFKYSRDVKGGQAYLDRLPLFMPLDLSQTPPEPVNPVERGLWDLWQRTVPAMSMDWRRRFYENTKHLLDESMWEIANISEARISNPIEYIEMRRKVGGAPWSSDLVEVAVAAEIPDRVVKSRPLRVFKDTFSDAVHLRNDLFSYEREILEEGELSNGVLVVEKFLDCDTQRAADLVNDLLTSRLQQFETTFATELPWLFAEYGLNPVEQAQVLTYLRGLQDWQSGGHEWHMRSNRYMNQHAEERPALTVPVPSGLGTSALRLPLTAGALGMGPRARSLSHTPRQHVGPTTLPKFYMPYSTYLSPHLDHARRASKAWARKMGLLEVVPGVGLYVWDDHKFDAADVALCGALIHPDATPEQLELTACWLVWGTYADDYFPMLYAHTRDMAGAKAFTARLGQFMPDDVETASAAVPLNPVELSLADLWKRTAGPLTPRGRKLFRKAIQDMTDSWVWELNNQLLNRVPDPVDYVEMRRKTFGSDLTMSLARLSHGDAVPEDVFNTRTLRGLENSAADYACFVNDLYSYQKEIQFEGELNNCVLVVQKFLGVDKDAAVRVVNEMMTARMKQFEHLVAKELPAVIRTFELDAQAQGKLHKYVEQLQQWMAGIPRWHAGVTRYTEVELIHDAAPKLKTGKPAPLGTSAMRIAELLRATRP; the protein is encoded by the coding sequence CTGAACCCGAACCTGGAATCCGCCCGCGTGCACACCAAGGCGTGGTCCTACCAGATGGGCATCCTGGGGCCGCCGAGGGACGGGACGGAGCGCGAGGTCTGGTCCGAGCGCCGCTTCGACGGCATGGACTACGCGCTGCTCTGCGCGTACACGCACCCCGAGGCGCCGGGGCCGGTGCTGGACCTGGTCACGGACTGGTACGTCTGGGTCTTCTACTTCGACGACCACTTCCTGGAGGTCTTCAAGTACTCGCGCGACGTGAAGGGCGGCCAGGCGTACCTGGACCGGCTGCCGCTCTTCATGCCGCTGGACCTGAGCCAGACGCCGCCGGAGCCCGTCAACCCGGTGGAGCGCGGCCTCTGGGACTTGTGGCAGCGCACCGTGCCCGCCATGTCCATGGACTGGCGTCGCCGCTTCTACGAGAACACCAAGCACCTGCTCGACGAGTCGATGTGGGAGATCGCCAACATCAGCGAGGCGCGCATCTCCAACCCCATCGAGTACATCGAGATGCGCCGCAAGGTGGGCGGCGCGCCCTGGTCGTCGGATTTGGTGGAGGTGGCCGTCGCGGCGGAGATTCCGGACCGGGTGGTGAAGAGCCGGCCGCTGCGCGTGTTCAAGGACACGTTCTCCGACGCGGTGCACCTGCGCAACGACTTGTTCTCCTACGAGCGCGAAATCCTGGAGGAGGGCGAGCTCTCCAACGGCGTGCTGGTGGTGGAGAAGTTCCTCGACTGCGACACGCAGCGCGCCGCGGACCTGGTCAACGACTTGCTGACGTCCCGGCTGCAGCAGTTCGAGACGACGTTCGCGACGGAGCTGCCGTGGCTCTTCGCGGAGTACGGGCTCAACCCGGTGGAGCAGGCGCAGGTGCTCACGTACCTGCGGGGGCTCCAGGACTGGCAGTCCGGCGGCCACGAGTGGCACATGCGCTCCAACCGCTACATGAACCAGCACGCCGAGGAGCGTCCGGCGCTCACGGTGCCGGTGCCCTCCGGCCTGGGCACCTCCGCGCTCCGGCTGCCGCTGACGGCGGGCGCGCTGGGGATGGGGCCTCGGGCCCGCTCGCTGAGCCACACGCCGCGCCAGCACGTGGGCCCCACGACGCTGCCGAAGTTCTACATGCCGTACAGCACGTACTTGAGCCCCCACCTGGACCACGCGCGGAGGGCCTCCAAGGCCTGGGCGCGGAAGATGGGCCTGCTCGAAGTCGTGCCCGGCGTGGGCCTCTACGTCTGGGACGACCACAAGTTCGACGCGGCGGACGTGGCCCTCTGCGGCGCGCTCATCCACCCGGACGCGACGCCCGAGCAGCTGGAGCTGACGGCGTGCTGGCTGGTGTGGGGCACGTACGCGGACGACTACTTCCCCATGCTCTACGCGCACACCCGGGACATGGCGGGCGCGAAGGCGTTCACCGCGCGGCTGGGGCAGTTCATGCCGGACGACGTGGAGACCGCGAGCGCCGCGGTGCCCCTCAACCCGGTGGAGCTGAGCCTGGCGGACTTGTGGAAGCGCACCGCGGGCCCGCTGACGCCGCGCGGCCGAAAGCTCTTCCGCAAGGCCATCCAGGACATGACGGACAGCTGGGTGTGGGAGCTGAACAACCAGCTGCTCAACCGCGTGCCGGACCCGGTGGACTACGTGGAGATGCGCCGCAAGACGTTCGGCTCGGACCTCACCATGTCCCTGGCGCGCCTGTCCCACGGGGACGCGGTGCCAGAGGACGTCTTCAACACCCGCACGCTGCGAGGGCTGGAGAACTCGGCCGCCGACTACGCCTGCTTCGTCAACGACTTGTACTCCTACCAGAAGGAAATCCAGTTCGAGGGCGAGCTGAACAACTGCGTGCTCGTGGTGCAGAAGTTCCTGGGCGTGGACAAGGACGCGGCGGTGCGCGTCGTCAACGAGATGATGACCGCGCGCATGAAGCAGTTCGAGCACCTGGTGGCCAAGGAGCTGCCCGCGGTCATCCGCACCTTCGAGCTGGATGCCCAGGCGCAAGGCAAGCTGCACAAGTACGTGGAGCAGTTGCAGCAGTGGATGGCGGGCATCCCCCGGTGGCACGCGGGCGTGACGCGCTACACCGAGGTGGAGCTCATCCACGACGCGGCGCCGAAGCTCAAGACAGGCAAGCCCGCCCCGCTGGGCACGTCGGCGATGCGCATCGCCGAGCTGCTGCGCGCCACGCGTCCCTGA
- a CDS encoding family 2B encapsulin nanocompartment shell protein, with product MSIDSKKFDDNNQSLGTQAARQLATTTKSEPQMQGISSRWLLKLLPWVQVSGGTYRVNRRMTYAVGDGRVTFTSTGAKVAVIPQELGELPLLRGYEDVEALTALANRFEQKQFKAGEVITEAGKEADSIVLIAHGKVNRVGTGKYGEPVVLETLADGDHYSYQALLESQDYWQFTAKAVTPVIALVLQQSAFEAVVAQVPSLQKHIEKFKARAKKKQDHSGQKAIELAAGHHGEPVLPGTFVDYETSPREYELSVAQTVLQIHTRVADLFNDPMNQTQQQLRLTVEALKERKEHELINNREFGLLHNADLKQRIHTRSGAPTPDDMDELLATVWKEPSFFLAHPRAIAAFGQECNKRGIYPTSIEMNGNHVPAWRGVPIVSCNKLPISETRTTSIMLMRAGEKNQGVVGLHQAGIPDEIEPSLNVRFMGINEKAIMNYLVTAYFSAAVLTPDALGILESVELGRS from the coding sequence ATGTCCATTGATTCGAAGAAGTTCGACGACAACAACCAGAGCCTGGGCACGCAGGCGGCGCGGCAGCTGGCGACGACGACCAAGTCCGAGCCGCAGATGCAGGGCATCTCCTCGCGGTGGCTGCTCAAGCTGCTGCCGTGGGTGCAGGTGTCCGGCGGTACGTACCGCGTCAACCGCCGCATGACGTACGCGGTGGGCGACGGCCGCGTCACCTTCACCAGCACGGGCGCCAAGGTGGCGGTGATTCCGCAGGAGCTGGGTGAGCTGCCGCTGCTGCGCGGGTACGAGGACGTGGAGGCGCTCACCGCGCTGGCCAACCGCTTCGAGCAGAAGCAGTTCAAGGCGGGCGAGGTCATCACCGAGGCCGGCAAGGAGGCCGACTCCATCGTCCTCATCGCCCACGGCAAGGTGAACCGCGTCGGCACCGGCAAGTACGGGGAGCCGGTGGTGCTGGAGACGCTCGCGGACGGAGACCACTACAGCTACCAGGCGCTGCTGGAGTCGCAGGACTACTGGCAGTTCACGGCCAAGGCGGTGACGCCCGTGATTGCCCTGGTGCTCCAGCAGTCCGCCTTCGAGGCGGTGGTGGCGCAGGTGCCGTCGCTGCAGAAGCACATCGAGAAATTCAAGGCGCGCGCCAAGAAGAAGCAGGACCACTCGGGCCAGAAGGCGATTGAGCTGGCGGCCGGCCACCACGGCGAGCCGGTGCTGCCCGGCACCTTCGTGGACTACGAGACGAGCCCCCGCGAGTACGAGCTGTCCGTCGCCCAGACGGTGCTCCAGATTCACACCCGCGTGGCCGACCTCTTCAATGACCCGATGAACCAGACGCAGCAGCAGCTGCGCCTGACGGTGGAGGCGCTCAAGGAGCGCAAGGAGCACGAGCTCATCAACAACCGTGAGTTCGGCCTGTTGCACAACGCGGACCTCAAGCAGCGCATCCACACCCGCTCGGGCGCGCCCACGCCGGACGACATGGACGAGCTCTTGGCCACGGTGTGGAAGGAGCCGTCGTTCTTCCTGGCGCACCCGCGCGCCATCGCCGCCTTCGGCCAGGAGTGCAACAAGCGGGGCATCTACCCCACCAGCATCGAGATGAACGGCAACCACGTGCCCGCGTGGAGAGGCGTGCCCATCGTCTCGTGCAACAAGCTGCCCATCTCCGAGACGCGCACCACGTCCATCATGCTGATGCGCGCGGGCGAGAAGAACCAGGGCGTCGTCGGCCTGCACCAGGCGGGAATCCCCGATGAAATCGAGCCCAGCCTCAACGTGCGCTTCATGGGCATCAACGAGAAGGCCATCATGAACTACCTGGTGACGGCGTACTTCTCCGCGGCGGTGCTGACGCCGGACGCGCTGGGCATCCTGGAGAGCGTGGAGCTGGGCCGCTCGTAG